From a region of the Nitrospira sp. genome:
- the fabG gene encoding 3-oxoacyl-[acyl-carrier-protein] reductase: MLLQGKAAIVTGAAQGIGRAIAECLAQAGADIAVADLDPGRSLETVGLVEKLGRKALNLKVNVADANDTKGMVEQVLKAWGKVDILVNNAGITRDGLLLRMKEEDWNLVLQINLNGTFNCTKAVLQPMTKQRYGRIVNIASIVGVIGNAGQANYSASKAAVIGFTKTVGREYASRNVTVNAVAPGFIDTAMTHGLPTDVKDTLLKQIPLGRLGTPADVAAAVRFLVSEDAAYITGHVLHVNGGMLMV; this comes from the coding sequence ATGTTGCTACAAGGGAAAGCCGCTATTGTCACTGGCGCTGCCCAAGGAATCGGTCGGGCCATTGCCGAATGCCTTGCCCAAGCGGGGGCGGACATCGCCGTGGCCGACCTCGACCCAGGTCGTTCGTTGGAAACGGTCGGCTTGGTCGAAAAACTAGGGCGAAAGGCATTGAACCTGAAAGTCAACGTGGCCGATGCCAATGACACCAAAGGGATGGTCGAACAAGTCTTGAAGGCCTGGGGGAAAGTTGACATCCTCGTCAACAATGCGGGGATCACTCGCGATGGATTGTTGTTGCGGATGAAGGAGGAAGATTGGAATCTGGTGCTTCAGATCAATCTGAACGGCACCTTTAATTGCACGAAAGCGGTCTTGCAGCCGATGACCAAGCAGCGGTACGGGCGTATCGTTAACATCGCCTCGATCGTTGGAGTGATAGGGAACGCGGGGCAGGCGAATTATTCGGCTTCAAAGGCGGCCGTCATCGGGTTCACAAAAACCGTTGGTCGGGAATATGCCAGCCGTAACGTGACGGTGAATGCGGTGGCGCCTGGTTTCATCGATACGGCGATGACTCATGGACTACCGACCGATGTGAAAGACACGTTGCTGAAACAAATCCCGTTGGGGCGGCTGGGTACCCCTGCGGATGTTGCCGCGGCTGTCCGATTTCTTGTGTCCGAAGACGCGGCCTACATTACGGGTCATGTCTTGCACGTGAACGGCGGGATGTTGATGGTATAA